In a genomic window of Candidatus Gorgyraea atricola:
- a CDS encoding YvcK family protein, whose translation MRRLKWLLPGMKVKRWIITCSIGVALVAIGSIVLIAGKFPGSHGLGISVIVLGSLVIIYGIKRMVKSFIKVFLPQVKEGELVNIVYHHRQLEKGPKIVVIGGGTGLSVLLHGLKELSSNITAIVTVADDGGSSGRLREQFDILPPGDIRNCLVALADAEPLMRDLFQFRFGNESELAGHSFGNLFITALSKVTGDFEKAIKESSKVLAIRGRVIPSTFDKVQLVAEHQNGQKTKGETKIVEQSSPIRRVFLDPVNCRPSKESFEAIDDADIIILGPGSLYTSVIPNLLVTGIADRAALSPAPKVYVCNVMTQPGETDNYTAFGHLNTIISHTRPDIVNSCIVNTGTVPSELLKKYEEENAYPVLADSDRIIEKGYSVIEEDIINTKDYVRHDPKKLSKIIIDLALKAKAAANKQ comes from the coding sequence ATGCGTAGATTAAAGTGGCTATTACCTGGGATGAAGGTAAAGCGCTGGATCATTACATGCAGTATAGGTGTAGCCCTTGTTGCAATAGGGTCTATCGTATTGATCGCTGGAAAATTTCCTGGCTCGCATGGACTTGGCATATCTGTTATCGTCCTTGGATCCTTAGTGATCATATACGGGATAAAGAGGATGGTGAAATCCTTCATCAAGGTGTTTTTACCCCAGGTAAAAGAAGGCGAGCTTGTAAATATAGTATACCATCATCGCCAGCTTGAAAAAGGCCCTAAGATAGTAGTGATCGGAGGAGGGACAGGCCTGTCAGTGCTTCTTCATGGGTTAAAAGAGCTCTCCAGCAATATCACAGCGATAGTGACTGTTGCTGATGATGGCGGCTCTTCTGGAAGACTGAGGGAACAGTTCGATATACTTCCTCCAGGCGATATACGAAATTGTCTTGTAGCGCTCGCAGACGCAGAGCCGCTGATGAGGGATCTGTTCCAGTTTAGATTCGGCAATGAGTCAGAATTGGCTGGCCACAGTTTTGGCAATCTGTTTATCACCGCGCTTTCCAAGGTTACAGGTGATTTTGAAAAGGCAATAAAAGAGTCAAGTAAGGTGCTTGCCATACGGGGAAGGGTCATACCTTCTACGTTTGACAAGGTCCAGCTTGTCGCAGAGCATCAGAACGGCCAAAAGACAAAAGGTGAGACAAAGATAGTAGAGCAATCAAGTCCCATAAGAAGGGTTTTTCTGGACCCTGTGAATTGCAGGCCCAGCAAGGAATCTTTCGAGGCCATAGATGACGCAGATATAATAATCCTTGGCCCGGGCAGTTTATATACCAGCGTAATCCCAAATCTTTTAGTGACTGGCATTGCCGACAGGGCTGCCCTGTCACCAGCGCCTAAGGTCTACGTGTGCAATGTAATGACTCAGCCAGGGGAAACAGATAATTATACAGCATTCGGTCATTTAAACACTATTATTTCGCATACCAGGCCAGATATTGTAAATAGCTGCATAGTAAATACAGGGACTGTTCCTTCGGAGCTGCTTAAAAAATATGAAGAAGAGAACGCATATCCTGTACTGGCTGATTCTGACAGGATCATTGAAAAAGGATATAGTGTGATTGAAGAGGATATTATAAATACTAAGGATTATGTAAGGCATGATCCAAAGAAACTTTCAAAGATTATCATAGACCTTGCCCTAAAGGCAAAGGCAGCAGCCAATAAACAGTGA
- a CDS encoding RNA methyltransferase, translated as MSRDTMSRDTMLLYGRNSVYERLKANPRSIRTVFLQDGIELWHIEKLVRKNHIEMARVSPRQLSKMKHPKDLQGVVAKVEKFSYADFDDLLNKKTTLIFLDRLNDPQNLGVIIRTAACFGGFAIVIPKFNACEVTEAVLHVASGGENFIAVSMISNISSSILKAKKKGYWVMGGVVGDDAQDINSISIPFPLGLILGSEGGGIRHGIDKQLDVKARIPMKGANLSFNVAISCAIFCHEIAKQRKS; from the coding sequence TTGAGTAGAGATACAATGAGTAGAGATACAATGCTTTTATATGGCAGGAATTCGGTGTATGAGCGGTTGAAGGCTAATCCGAGGAGCATAAGGACTGTGTTTCTGCAGGATGGTATTGAGCTTTGGCATATTGAGAAATTGGTACGCAAGAATCATATAGAGATGGCGCGTGTGAGTCCGAGGCAACTGTCCAAGATGAAACACCCTAAGGACCTGCAGGGTGTGGTTGCCAAGGTGGAGAAGTTCAGCTATGCTGACTTTGATGATCTGTTGAATAAAAAGACCACGCTTATTTTTCTGGATAGGCTTAATGATCCTCAGAATCTAGGTGTTATCATTCGAACAGCAGCGTGTTTTGGAGGATTTGCGATCGTTATACCTAAGTTTAATGCGTGCGAGGTTACAGAAGCGGTTTTACATGTTGCATCAGGCGGTGAGAATTTCATAGCAGTTAGTATGATCTCGAATATCTCAAGCTCCATACTAAAGGCAAAGAAAAAGGGATACTGGGTCATGGGAGGCGTTGTTGGTGACGATGCGCAGGACATTAACAGTATTTCTATTCCTTTTCCTTTAGGACTCATATTAGGATCAGAAGGTGGAGGGATCCGTCATGGCATTGACAAGCAGCTGGATGTAAAGGCGCGTATACCCATGAAGGGCGCTAATCTTTCCTTTAATGTGGCGATCTCCTGCGCCATCTTTTGCCACGAGATAGCCAAGCAGAGAAAATCATGA
- a CDS encoding HPr family phosphocarrier protein, with product MIEKKVIVNNSQGLHARPAALFVQIANKYESEVIVKKGNDEVNGKSIMGLMTLAAEKGSTIQLKIDGPDAKEAMEELEKVVSGETAV from the coding sequence TTGATAGAAAAAAAGGTAATAGTGAATAATTCACAGGGTCTTCACGCGCGTCCAGCCGCGCTTTTCGTACAGATAGCAAATAAGTACGAGAGCGAAGTCATTGTAAAAAAAGGAAATGACGAAGTGAACGGGAAATCCATAATGGGACTTATGACTCTGGCTGCTGAAAAAGGAAGCACCATACAGCTTAAAATAGATGGCCCTGACGCAAAAGAGGCAATGGAAGAACTTGAAAAGGTAGTATCTGGGGAGACAGCCGTATGA
- the radC gene encoding DNA repair protein RadC produces the protein MAIDSWPKDERPRERLFKHGEHTLNSSELLAILFGQGSEGKSAVELGSELITHFKTFRNMSHTDIVQLQGFKGMGRAKIARLRATFEIARRFMSEEKQPGYRVRSPREVADFLMPRLRDLKKEIFKILLLDGKNNIIDILEVEEGSVDRAAPQIREVMVKALQNFATSIIAVHNHPSGDPEPSEEDVLFTENLKAAGEVLQLNVLDHIIIGDNRFYSFTDEKRL, from the coding sequence ATGGCTATAGATAGCTGGCCTAAAGATGAAAGGCCAAGGGAGAGGCTTTTTAAGCACGGAGAGCACACGCTGAATAGTTCAGAGCTTCTGGCGATATTGTTTGGACAAGGGTCAGAAGGCAAGAGCGCAGTGGAATTAGGGAGCGAACTCATAACGCATTTTAAGACATTTCGCAATATGAGTCATACTGATATTGTTCAGTTGCAGGGTTTCAAAGGCATGGGCAGGGCAAAGATCGCCAGGCTTAGAGCAACATTTGAGATAGCCAGGAGATTTATGAGCGAGGAAAAACAGCCTGGATACAGGGTCAGATCGCCAAGAGAGGTAGCTGATTTTTTAATGCCAAGGTTAAGGGACCTAAAAAAGGAGATATTTAAAATATTGCTTCTAGATGGCAAAAATAATATAATAGATATACTTGAGGTAGAGGAAGGTTCGGTTGATCGGGCAGCGCCTCAGATCAGGGAGGTAATGGTAAAGGCGCTCCAGAATTTTGCCACAAGCATTATTGCGGTACATAATCATCCATCTGGAGACCCTGAGCCGAGTGAAGAGGATGTCTTGTTTACTGAGAATCTTAAGGCAGCAGGTGAAGTGCTTCAGCTGAACGTGCTGGATCATATTATAATAGGAGACAATAGGTTTTATAGTTTCACTGACGAAAAGCGCCTATAG
- the rlmN gene encoding 23S rRNA (adenine(2503)-C(2))-methyltransferase RlmN produces the protein MQKKNIKNFTIEELKEELGKLSEASYRANQLFEWIYKKGARSFDEMGNLPKSFRDKLGRVFCLGGVKLKERLKSRDGTEKFLFELEDGGLIESVLIPSSSRKTICLSTQVGCKFGCAFCASGLKGFKRDLFPSEILDQIILVGGEITNFVFMGMGEPLDNFENLKRVIEIMNSPLGLGIGARRITVSTCGIIPGIRRFKEIDLQVNLSISLHAANNKLRSSLMSINKKYPLEELIAACNDFSGRMITLEYILIKDKNDSLRDANELSHIAKKIKAKINLIPYSPVSGKRFKVPTGKDIELFQKRLVKNSVNVTLRESKGKDIFAACGQLAMKNS, from the coding sequence ATGCAAAAGAAAAATATCAAGAATTTTACAATTGAAGAATTAAAGGAAGAACTGGGCAAGCTCTCAGAGGCATCTTACAGGGCGAATCAGCTTTTTGAGTGGATATATAAGAAAGGCGCGCGCAGTTTTGATGAGATGGGTAATCTGCCGAAATCTTTCAGGGATAAACTTGGTAGAGTTTTTTGCCTGGGAGGTGTTAAGCTAAAGGAGAGGCTTAAATCCAGGGATGGCACTGAGAAGTTTTTGTTTGAATTAGAGGACGGTGGTCTTATAGAGAGCGTACTTATACCAAGCAGCTCAAGAAAAACGATCTGCCTTTCCACGCAGGTCGGATGTAAATTTGGGTGTGCGTTTTGCGCAAGCGGCCTCAAAGGATTCAAGAGAGACCTTTTTCCGTCAGAGATCCTTGACCAGATTATTCTTGTGGGCGGTGAGATAACAAATTTTGTGTTTATGGGCATGGGCGAGCCGCTGGATAATTTTGAGAATCTGAAAAGAGTGATCGAGATAATGAATTCTCCATTAGGTCTGGGTATCGGCGCCAGGAGAATAACTGTTTCAACGTGCGGGATAATACCCGGGATCAGGAGATTTAAGGAAATAGATCTTCAAGTAAATCTCTCGATATCTCTTCACGCTGCCAATAATAAACTTCGAAGTAGTCTGATGTCTATCAATAAAAAGTATCCTTTGGAAGAGTTGATAGCAGCATGTAATGATTTTTCAGGAAGGATGATCACGCTCGAATATATATTAATCAAGGATAAGAATGATTCACTAAGGGACGCAAATGAACTTTCTCACATAGCTAAAAAAATAAAGGCCAAGATAAATCTCATTCCTTATAGTCCTGTGTCTGGGAAGAGATTCAAGGTGCCCACTGGGAAAGATATTGAGCTATTTCAGAAGAGACTGGTCAAAAACAGCGTGAATGTAACTCTTCGCGAGTCAAAAGGTAAAGACATCTTTGCTGCCTGCGGCCAGCTGGCAATGAAAAATAGTTGA
- a CDS encoding PTS sugar transporter subunit IIA, with protein MKILDFLNEKAISANLKSQNKKGVIQELTDSLIKAGELKPRMKDPVVKVLLNREALGSTGIGQGVAIPHGKCEYTKELVGAFGVSKQGINFDSLDGEPAYIFFLLLAPIESSGPHLKALARISKLLKDKYFRDSLKKAENEKALLKIIKEEDQRRS; from the coding sequence GTGAAGATTCTTGATTTTTTGAACGAAAAGGCAATTTCGGCAAATCTGAAGTCACAGAACAAAAAAGGAGTCATACAGGAACTCACTGATTCATTGATCAAAGCAGGGGAATTGAAACCCCGGATGAAGGACCCAGTAGTCAAGGTACTCCTCAACAGGGAGGCGCTTGGTTCAACAGGCATTGGCCAGGGTGTCGCTATCCCGCACGGCAAATGCGAATATACGAAGGAACTCGTAGGCGCTTTTGGCGTATCGAAACAGGGTATAAATTTCGATTCTCTTGATGGAGAGCCAGCGTATATATTTTTCCTTTTACTCGCCCCCATAGAATCATCCGGTCCTCACCTCAAGGCACTCGCCCGCATATCAAAGTTACTAAAAGACAAATATTTTAGAGATTCGTTAAAGAAAGCAGAAAACGAAAAGGCTCTACTTAAGATCATAAAAGAAGAAGATCAGAGAAGATCATAA